In a single window of the Sediminicoccus sp. KRV36 genome:
- a CDS encoding TRAP transporter small permease: protein MAADFDPTAAPPDPKTRVPLTLERVLLAAAMGAMALITAANVVTRYLSNISLAFTEEYSVALMVVVAMVGTALATAGGRHIRIGFFADKLNPERRRVAEIMALGLLILCFGLILWYGTRMVWDEYDYEVLSPGLGHPQWLYTVWLPVLAVLVIGRAAGRIIRLGRGEEG, encoded by the coding sequence ATGGCCGCCGATTTCGACCCGACGGCGGCCCCGCCCGACCCGAAGACACGCGTTCCGCTCACGCTGGAGCGCGTGCTGCTCGCCGCCGCCATGGGGGCCATGGCCCTCATCACGGCGGCGAATGTGGTGACGCGCTATCTCTCCAACATCTCGCTGGCTTTCACCGAGGAATATTCGGTGGCGCTGATGGTGGTGGTGGCCATGGTGGGCACCGCACTCGCCACGGCGGGCGGGCGGCATATCCGCATCGGATTCTTCGCCGACAAGCTGAACCCTGAGCGCCGCCGCGTGGCGGAAATCATGGCGCTGGGCCTGCTCATCCTCTGCTTCGGGCTGATCCTCTGGTACGGCACGCGCATGGTCTGGGACGAGTATGATTATGAGGTGCTCTCGCCCGGCCTCGGCCATCCGCAATGGCTCTACACCGTGTGGCTGCCGGTGCTGGCGGTGCTGGTGATCGGGCGTGCGGCGGGGCGGATCATCCGCCTCGGGCGCGGAGAAGAGGGATGA
- a CDS encoding TRAP transporter large permease, whose amino-acid sequence MIGTILFLMFMILLLGGVPIAVALGLAGALAIALADQTLMAMPTNVYAGIAKYPLIAIPMFVLVGCVFDRTGVALRLVKFATALVGAGRGALASVAVLVAMIIGGISGSGPATSAAVGQVVTRGMVKDGYPRPFIAATVGAAAATDILIPPSIAFIVYAVMVPGVSVPAIFMAGMFPGILAGFAIIVPILIISWIKDFGGKNPDRDENSIWQSFKEAIWGLMAPVVILGGMRIGAFTPTEAAVMAVFYGLFVGFFIYRSMTMKDLYEMLVEAGEISAVILIIIALASVFAWSTSTLGIVQPIAGWIVGLQLGEYGTIALLMVALIFIGMFLDGVSTFLILLPVLIPIARAFEWDLTWFGVILTMKIAIGQFTPPMAVNLMVSCRIAGVTMESTIPWVVWMILAMFVALALVVGFPGIALWLPRVMGMM is encoded by the coding sequence ATGATCGGCACCATCCTCTTTCTCATGTTCATGATCCTGCTGCTGGGCGGCGTTCCGATTGCCGTCGCCCTTGGCCTGGCGGGTGCCTTGGCCATCGCGCTGGCGGATCAGACGCTCATGGCGATGCCGACCAACGTCTATGCCGGCATCGCGAAATACCCGCTGATCGCGATCCCCATGTTCGTGCTGGTGGGCTGCGTGTTTGACCGCACGGGCGTCGCACTGCGCCTCGTGAAATTCGCGACCGCTCTGGTGGGTGCTGGGCGCGGGGCGCTGGCCTCGGTCGCTGTGCTTGTCGCCATGATCATCGGCGGCATTTCAGGCTCGGGCCCCGCCACCTCTGCCGCGGTCGGCCAGGTGGTGACGCGCGGCATGGTGAAGGATGGCTATCCGCGCCCCTTCATCGCCGCCACCGTGGGAGCCGCGGCAGCGACGGATATTCTCATCCCGCCCTCCATCGCCTTCATCGTCTATGCGGTGATGGTGCCCGGCGTCTCGGTGCCGGCGATCTTCATGGCGGGGATGTTCCCAGGGATTTTGGCGGGCTTTGCCATCATCGTGCCCATCCTCATCATCTCCTGGATCAAGGATTTCGGCGGCAAGAATCCGGATCGCGACGAGAATTCCATCTGGCAAAGCTTCAAGGAGGCGATCTGGGGGCTGATGGCGCCGGTCGTCATCCTGGGTGGCATGCGCATCGGCGCCTTCACGCCGACGGAAGCGGCCGTGATGGCGGTGTTCTATGGCCTGTTCGTCGGCTTCTTCATCTATCGCAGCATGACGATGAAGGACCTCTACGAGATGCTCGTGGAGGCGGGGGAGATCTCCGCCGTCATCCTCATCATCATCGCCCTCGCCAGCGTCTTTGCCTGGTCCACCTCCACGCTCGGCATCGTGCAGCCCATCGCGGGCTGGATCGTGGGGCTGCAACTGGGGGAATACGGGACCATCGCGCTGCTCATGGTGGCGCTGATCTTCATCGGCATGTTCCTGGATGGCGTCTCCACCTTCCTGATCCTGCTGCCGGTGCTGATCCCCATCGCCCGCGCCTTTGAGTGGGACCTGACCTGGTTCGGCGTGATCCTCACCATGAAGATCGCGATCGGCCAGTTCACGCCGCCCATGGCGGTGAATTTGATGGTGAGTTGCCGCATCGCCGGCGTCACCATGGAAAGCACCATCCCCTGGGTGGTCTGGATGATCCTGGCCATGTTCGTGGCCCTCGCCTTGGTGGTGGGCTTTCCGGGCATCGCGCTCTGGCTGCCGCGCGTGATGGGCATGATGTGA
- a CDS encoding acetate--CoA ligase family protein, protein MSSMESLRDPNSLTRLLAPRSFAVVGVSAEPTGFGARTVQNMRDFDGPVWCVNPKYAGQELHGRPCYGSVADLPGAPDSTVIALPRPGVMDAVQALAKKGGGGAVIYASGYGETDLPERAVEEEVLRETARRLGFPLLGANCLGFADHRQRAGATFMPDYVKLTAPAGGVGVVSQSGALGYALMQAAERGFAMCHMATAGNATDLDVCDLAAFQLTIPECRSIALVVEGLRDARRLFELGRIAEGMGKTIVVLKLGRGEIGAKAAASHTGSLAGSSAAWSAGFKRAGMLEVEDFDALLETSGFFAKAGPPKGRGVGIVTPSGGAGIMAADHAEFQGLALPQPAPETERVLRSAIPDFGSPRNPCDLTAQVATNPKSFEECMVAMLADEQYATVVFPVVYHNPAPTATPARMRTLEPMAAAAGKPICIMWVPESLEGPGAEAADVSPNLVLFRSTRRMMNALRLWFQRHDPKPAAGAVDAQASAAAAAIPGGAATLMEAAAKAAFAKAGLPVVAEHRAKDAAGAVVAAQAMGFPVVLKLDSPDVAHKTEVGGVELNLADAAAVTAAFARIMAGAAKHAPKARVDGVLVQRMEARGVELILGARRDPQFGTMVLVGLGGVQAELWKDVALDVAPVSAEGAMAMLRSLKAFPLLDGFRGSAPMPVAEIAATIAQFSAFAAAMGDRLEEAEINPLVCRPDGCVAVDGLMILSA, encoded by the coding sequence ATGTCCAGCATGGAATCCCTGCGCGATCCAAACAGCCTCACGCGCCTTCTGGCGCCGCGCAGCTTCGCCGTGGTGGGCGTCTCGGCCGAGCCGACGGGGTTCGGCGCCCGCACCGTGCAGAACATGCGCGATTTCGATGGCCCCGTCTGGTGCGTGAACCCGAAATATGCGGGCCAGGAATTGCACGGCCGCCCCTGCTACGGCTCGGTCGCGGATCTGCCGGGCGCACCTGATTCCACCGTCATCGCCCTGCCCCGCCCGGGGGTGATGGATGCCGTGCAGGCGCTGGCCAAGAAGGGCGGCGGCGGTGCGGTGATCTACGCCTCCGGCTATGGCGAGACGGATTTGCCCGAGCGCGCGGTGGAGGAGGAGGTGCTGCGCGAAACCGCGCGCCGTCTGGGCTTCCCGCTGCTGGGCGCCAATTGCCTGGGCTTCGCCGATCATCGGCAGCGCGCGGGTGCCACCTTCATGCCGGATTACGTGAAGCTGACGGCCCCGGCCGGCGGTGTCGGCGTGGTCAGCCAATCCGGCGCACTCGGCTATGCGCTGATGCAGGCGGCCGAGCGCGGCTTCGCCATGTGCCATATGGCGACGGCGGGCAATGCGACGGACCTGGATGTGTGCGACCTCGCCGCCTTCCAGCTCACCATTCCCGAATGCCGCAGCATCGCCCTGGTGGTGGAGGGGCTGCGCGATGCGCGGCGGCTGTTTGAGCTGGGCCGCATCGCGGAGGGCATGGGCAAGACCATCGTCGTGCTGAAGCTGGGTCGTGGTGAGATCGGCGCCAAGGCCGCAGCCTCGCATACCGGCTCACTCGCGGGTTCCAGTGCCGCCTGGTCGGCCGGCTTCAAGCGGGCGGGCATGCTGGAGGTGGAGGATTTCGACGCGCTGCTCGAAACCTCGGGCTTCTTCGCCAAGGCCGGGCCGCCGAAGGGCCGCGGCGTGGGCATCGTGACACCTTCGGGCGGGGCGGGGATCATGGCGGCCGATCACGCGGAATTCCAGGGCCTCGCCTTGCCGCAGCCGGCCCCCGAGACGGAGCGCGTGCTGCGCTCGGCCATTCCGGATTTCGGCAGCCCGCGCAACCCTTGCGACCTCACGGCGCAGGTGGCCACCAACCCGAAATCCTTCGAGGAATGCATGGTGGCCATGCTGGCGGATGAGCAATACGCGACCGTCGTCTTCCCGGTGGTGTATCACAACCCCGCCCCCACCGCGACGCCGGCCCGGATGCGCACGCTGGAGCCGATGGCCGCCGCCGCCGGCAAGCCCATCTGCATCATGTGGGTGCCGGAAAGCCTGGAGGGCCCGGGGGCGGAGGCGGCCGATGTCAGCCCCAACCTGGTGCTGTTCCGCTCGACGCGGCGGATGATGAATGCGCTGCGCCTGTGGTTCCAGCGGCATGATCCCAAGCCCGCCGCCGGTGCGGTGGATGCGCAGGCCAGCGCCGCCGCCGCCGCCATTCCGGGCGGCGCGGCCACGCTGATGGAAGCCGCCGCCAAGGCCGCCTTCGCCAAGGCCGGACTGCCCGTGGTGGCCGAACACCGCGCAAAGGACGCGGCGGGTGCCGTCGTGGCCGCGCAGGCCATGGGCTTCCCCGTGGTGCTGAAGCTGGACAGCCCCGATGTGGCGCATAAGACGGAAGTGGGCGGGGTGGAGCTGAACCTCGCCGATGCCGCCGCCGTCACCGCCGCCTTCGCCCGCATCATGGCGGGGGCCGCCAAGCATGCGCCCAAGGCTCGGGTGGATGGCGTGCTGGTGCAGCGCATGGAGGCGCGCGGCGTGGAGCTCATCCTGGGCGCGCGGCGCGATCCGCAATTCGGCACCATGGTGCTGGTCGGCTTGGGCGGCGTGCAGGCGGAGCTCTGGAAGGATGTGGCGCTGGATGTGGCCCCCGTCTCGGCCGAAGGCGCCATGGCCATGCTGCGCAGCCTCAAGGCCTTCCCGCTGCTGGACGGCTTCCGGGGCAGTGCCCCCATGCCGGTGGCCGAGATCGCCGCCACCATCGCCCAATTCTCAGCCTTCGCCGCCGCGATGGGCGACCGGCTGGAGGAGGCGGAGATCAACCCGCTGGTCTGCCGGCCGGATGGCTGCGTTGCGGTGGATGGGCTGATGATCCTCTCGGCCTGA
- a CDS encoding DUF1849 family protein has translation MNLRRSLAWLSLAALLASALPYRPASAVEPGSEHMLAHRAAYRLKLDSVRDSASIEQAEGIMLFEVIDACDAWASRQRFTLLVSDRDGNVVETTSDYATLEAKDGSSLRFSLTQTTGGAVTSRVAGDASITATGGRIRYQEPAATEEDLPEGTILPMIHTLRSLAAARAGQRIFVAPLFDGTSADGAQDTTTIISGGWIAPQPNPNFPLLATLSSARMRIAFFDRNASGQGGGASTPEYEVSMRYFENGVADEMKMDFGEFVVDGRLGELQPIPSPC, from the coding sequence ATGAACCTCCGCCGCAGCCTTGCCTGGCTCTCCCTCGCTGCCCTCCTGGCCAGCGCGCTCCCCTACCGGCCGGCCAGCGCGGTCGAGCCGGGCTCCGAGCACATGCTCGCCCATCGGGCGGCCTATCGCCTGAAGCTGGACAGCGTGCGCGACAGCGCCTCCATCGAGCAGGCCGAGGGGATCATGCTGTTCGAGGTGATTGACGCCTGTGACGCCTGGGCCTCACGCCAGCGCTTCACCCTGCTGGTCAGTGACCGGGATGGCAACGTGGTCGAAACCACCTCGGACTACGCGACGCTGGAGGCCAAGGATGGCTCCTCGCTGCGGTTTTCGCTGACGCAGACCACCGGCGGCGCCGTGACCTCCCGCGTGGCGGGCGATGCCAGCATCACGGCCACCGGCGGGCGCATCCGCTACCAGGAACCGGCGGCGACAGAGGAAGACCTGCCCGAGGGCACCATCCTGCCGATGATCCACACGCTGCGCAGCCTGGCCGCCGCGCGCGCCGGCCAGCGCATCTTCGTGGCCCCGCTGTTCGACGGCACCTCGGCCGATGGCGCGCAGGACACGACGACGATCATCTCCGGCGGCTGGATCGCCCCGCAGCCCAACCCGAATTTCCCGCTCCTGGCCACGCTCAGCAGTGCCCGCATGCGCATCGCCTTCTTCGACCGCAACGCGAGCGGCCAGGGGGGCGGCGCCTCGACCCCCGAATACGAGGTCAGCATGCGCTATTTCGAAAATGGCGTGGCCGACGAGATGAAGATGGATTTCGGCGAATTCGTCGTGGATGGGCGGCTCGGCGAATTGCAGCCCATCCCCTCGCCCTGCTGA
- a CDS encoding NAD(P)-dependent oxidoreductase, protein MVQKPVLLTGASGALGRMLARELTAAGMTLRLTDITPFPDPVPEGASFTRADLNDGVAVARLAEGCGAILHFGGISVEQLFEEILGPNLRGLYHIYEAARREGARVVFASSNHSIGFHEQRQSLDLDCQFRPDGFYGLSKAYGELMGRLYWDKHGVENVNLRIGTCLPEPRDARALSTWLSYPDLTRLVLACVTAERAGHAVIWGASANPASWWARDHRARIGWAPQDSAEAFRAQLEAVLNPSEVGRRHQGGAFCVQDYTRATPPPRDAFSLD, encoded by the coding sequence ATGGTTCAGAAACCCGTGCTCCTCACCGGAGCCTCCGGCGCGCTTGGCCGCATGCTCGCCCGCGAACTCACCGCCGCCGGGATGACGCTGCGCCTGACCGACATCACGCCCTTCCCGGACCCCGTGCCTGAGGGCGCCAGCTTCACCCGCGCCGATCTCAATGACGGCGTGGCCGTCGCGCGCCTGGCCGAGGGCTGTGGCGCCATCCTGCATTTCGGCGGCATCAGCGTGGAGCAGCTCTTCGAGGAGATCCTCGGCCCCAATCTGCGCGGCCTCTATCACATCTATGAGGCGGCGCGGCGCGAGGGCGCGCGGGTGGTCTTCGCCAGCTCCAACCACAGCATCGGATTCCATGAGCAGAGGCAGAGCCTCGACCTCGACTGCCAGTTCCGCCCGGATGGCTTCTACGGCCTCTCCAAGGCCTATGGCGAGCTGATGGGCCGGCTCTACTGGGACAAGCACGGCGTCGAGAATGTGAATCTGCGCATCGGCACCTGCCTGCCCGAACCGCGCGATGCGCGCGCACTCTCCACCTGGCTCTCCTATCCGGATCTCACGCGGCTGGTGCTGGCCTGCGTGACGGCGGAACGCGCCGGGCATGCGGTGATCTGGGGCGCTTCGGCCAACCCCGCGAGCTGGTGGGCGCGTGACCACCGCGCGCGCATCGGCTGGGCGCCGCAGGACAGTGCCGAGGCGTTCCGCGCGCAGCTGGAAGCCGTGCTGAACCCGAGCGAGGTGGGCCGCCGGCACCAGGGCGGGGCGTTCTGCGTGCAGGATTATACCCGCGCCACGCCGCCACCACGGGATGCCTTCAGCCTGGATTGA
- a CDS encoding amidase has product MPRHAHPTIAHAAIALETGRTTAIALVEEALARAAEGEGPRVFTTLHAKAAREQARAMDQLRQAGRAPSRFAGIPITVKDLFDEAGQVTRAGSVARDGAKPATAPAPVVERLNRQGFVVLGRTNMTEFAFSGLGVNPHYGTPSSPWDRATGRLPGGSSSGAGVAAADGMGFGGLGTDTGGSCRIPAALNGVVGFKPTARRVPITGVLPLSPSLDSVGPLARSVACCHTLDAIIAGAETPASLPAVNLSGLRFGVLNNVVEDGMEGQVARDYARTLARLEAAGVKLEDLTLPEIERIPTMNARGGLTASEAYAWHRSLIASDGPRYDPRILKRIARGEAMSAAEYLDVMRARAELIAALAPRTAPYDAVICPTVPLLPPAIAEVEEESEYNRINLLLLRNTTIANVLDRCAISIPCHVAGEAPVGLMLMGEAMGDARLFAISAAVEALLES; this is encoded by the coding sequence ATGCCCCGCCACGCCCATCCCACCATCGCCCATGCCGCCATCGCCCTGGAGACGGGCCGCACCACCGCGATCGCCCTGGTGGAGGAAGCCCTGGCCCGGGCGGCGGAGGGCGAAGGGCCGCGCGTCTTCACCACGCTGCACGCCAAGGCCGCGCGGGAACAAGCCCGGGCGATGGACCAGCTGCGCCAGGCCGGCCGCGCGCCCAGCCGCTTCGCCGGCATTCCCATCACCGTGAAGGACCTGTTCGACGAGGCAGGGCAGGTGACGCGCGCGGGCTCCGTCGCGCGGGATGGCGCCAAGCCCGCCACGGCGCCCGCCCCGGTGGTGGAACGGCTGAACCGGCAAGGCTTCGTGGTGCTGGGCCGCACCAACATGACGGAATTCGCCTTCTCCGGCCTCGGCGTGAACCCGCATTACGGCACGCCCAGCAGCCCCTGGGACCGCGCGACGGGACGGCTGCCGGGGGGCTCCTCCTCGGGGGCGGGGGTCGCTGCCGCGGATGGCATGGGGTTTGGCGGGCTGGGCACGGATACCGGCGGCTCCTGCCGCATTCCGGCCGCGCTGAACGGCGTGGTGGGCTTCAAGCCGACGGCGCGGCGCGTGCCCATCACAGGCGTGCTGCCGCTTTCGCCCTCGCTCGATTCCGTGGGGCCACTCGCGCGTTCGGTCGCCTGCTGCCACACGCTGGATGCGATCATCGCGGGCGCCGAGACGCCGGCCAGCCTGCCGGCGGTGAACCTCTCCGGCCTGCGCTTCGGCGTGCTGAACAACGTGGTGGAGGACGGCATGGAGGGCCAGGTGGCGCGGGATTACGCGCGCACCCTGGCGCGGCTGGAAGCAGCCGGCGTGAAGCTGGAAGACCTGACCCTGCCCGAGATCGAGCGCATTCCCACCATGAATGCGCGCGGCGGCCTGACCGCCTCGGAGGCCTATGCCTGGCATCGCTCGCTCATCGCCAGTGACGGCCCGCGCTATGATCCGCGCATCCTCAAGCGCATCGCCCGTGGCGAGGCGATGAGTGCGGCCGAATACCTCGATGTGATGCGCGCCCGGGCCGAGCTGATCGCGGCCCTCGCCCCGCGCACGGCGCCCTATGACGCCGTGATCTGCCCAACGGTGCCGCTGCTGCCACCCGCCATCGCGGAGGTGGAGGAGGAGAGCGAGTACAACCGCATCAACCTGCTGCTGCTGCGCAACACCACCATCGCCAATGTCCTGGATCGCTGCGCCATCAGCATCCCCTGCCACGTGGCGGGCGAGGCGCCGGTCGGCCTCATGCTGATGGGCGAGGCGATGGGCGATGCGCGGCTCTTTGCCATCAGCGCGGCCGTCGAGGCCTTGCTCGAATCATGA
- a CDS encoding LLM class flavin-dependent oxidoreductase, with the protein MEFGWYLPTNGDTTRYAEGPDVVPAGTAMFDRVVSAAEAAGFEYLLVPVAIPCWEAWVTTAFMAGRSSSIRMLVAARPGYINPVMLAKMVTTFDQLTGGRIAVNLIAGQSEAENAADGIRYGKEDRYALMAEEVAIMKALWTAEAPLDWEGRFHTLRGARVIPPPLQRPHPRFYLGGGSRQAWEISAAHADVHLFWGDRPEGVAEQMAEIRAMAAAQGRGDALGFGMRLQIICRETEEEAWDAAQELIRDVGEERSAAVRANVANSVANQRVQALLAETGGLIAPNLWAGLARVRQGAGIAIVGNPTQCADVIQRFIEIGCHSFCLSGYLHDEEAERFGRLVRPILMARNPGRLAAVKNA; encoded by the coding sequence TTGGAGTTTGGTTGGTACCTGCCGACCAATGGCGACACGACGCGCTATGCCGAAGGGCCCGATGTGGTGCCCGCCGGCACCGCGATGTTCGACCGCGTGGTTTCGGCGGCCGAGGCCGCGGGCTTCGAATACCTGCTGGTGCCCGTGGCGATCCCCTGCTGGGAAGCCTGGGTCACCACCGCCTTCATGGCCGGGCGTTCCAGCTCCATCCGCATGCTGGTGGCGGCGCGGCCGGGCTACATCAACCCCGTGATGCTGGCGAAGATGGTCACCACCTTCGACCAGCTGACCGGCGGGCGCATCGCGGTGAACCTCATCGCCGGGCAGTCGGAGGCGGAAAATGCCGCCGATGGCATCCGCTACGGCAAGGAGGATCGCTATGCGCTGATGGCCGAGGAAGTCGCCATCATGAAGGCGCTCTGGACGGCCGAGGCGCCGCTGGATTGGGAAGGGCGCTTCCACACGCTGCGCGGCGCGCGCGTGATCCCCCCGCCCCTGCAACGCCCGCATCCGCGTTTCTATCTGGGCGGCGGCTCCCGCCAGGCCTGGGAGATTTCAGCGGCGCATGCCGATGTGCATCTGTTCTGGGGCGACCGGCCGGAGGGCGTCGCCGAGCAAATGGCCGAAATCCGCGCCATGGCGGCCGCACAGGGGCGCGGCGACGCGTTGGGCTTCGGCATGCGGCTGCAGATCATCTGCCGCGAGACGGAGGAGGAAGCCTGGGATGCCGCGCAGGAACTCATCCGCGATGTGGGCGAGGAACGGAGTGCAGCCGTGCGCGCCAATGTGGCCAATTCCGTGGCCAATCAGCGCGTGCAGGCGCTCCTGGCCGAGACGGGCGGGCTGATCGCCCCCAATCTCTGGGCGGGCCTCGCGCGCGTCCGGCAGGGGGCGGGGATCGCCATTGTGGGCAACCCCACGCAATGTGCCGATGTGATCCAGCGCTTCATCGAGATCGGCTGCCACAGCTTCTGCCTCTCGGGCTATCTGCATGATGAGGAGGCCGAGCGCTTCGGCCGCCTGGTGCGGCCCATCCTGATGGCGCGGAATCCGGGGCGGTTGGCGGCCGTGAAGAATGCTTGA
- a CDS encoding DUF1778 domain-containing protein, translating into MTKHATTGKPTTGKPTTGKPTTGKASAPKPRITRDDRLGFRLDEQTKGLIERAAQIERRKVSDYCLAAIAEAARRTVAEHETLHLSEHDRAAFFEAMINPPEPSERLARAFGEHGRRVGA; encoded by the coding sequence ATGACCAAGCATGCCACCACCGGCAAGCCCACCACCGGCAAGCCCACCACTGGCAAGCCCACCACTGGCAAGGCCAGCGCCCCCAAGCCACGCATCACGCGCGATGACCGCCTCGGTTTCCGCCTGGATGAGCAGACCAAGGGGCTGATCGAACGCGCCGCACAAATCGAAAGGCGCAAGGTGAGTGACTACTGCCTCGCCGCCATCGCCGAAGCCGCGCGTCGGACCGTCGCCGAGCATGAGACACTCCACCTCTCCGAGCATGACCGGGCCGCTTTTTTCGAGGCCATGATCAACCCGCCCGAACCAAGCGAAAGGCTTGCGCGCGCCTTCGGGGAGCATGGCCGCCGCGTCGGCGCGTAA
- a CDS encoding GNAT family N-acetyltransferase produces MAQPDLVVLTLDDSHDRGGFSCGVESLDRYFLTQAGQDLRRRANGVFVLAARAEPARVLGYYTLCATALAPGHVPEAARKHIPRTPLVSATLIGRLAVAQDRQGQRLGAILLADALRRALASAATVGSCMIVVDALHDRAAGFHAAHGFARLPESLRLVLPMRSVERMLAAPTR; encoded by the coding sequence TTGGCGCAACCCGACCTGGTCGTCCTTACGCTGGATGACAGCCATGACCGCGGCGGCTTTTCCTGCGGGGTCGAGAGTCTGGATCGGTACTTCCTCACCCAAGCCGGGCAGGATCTGCGCCGCCGGGCCAATGGAGTCTTTGTGCTGGCAGCCCGGGCGGAGCCAGCCCGCGTCCTCGGCTACTATACGCTTTGTGCCACAGCCCTTGCGCCTGGCCATGTTCCCGAGGCCGCCCGCAAGCACATCCCCCGCACCCCGCTGGTCAGCGCCACGCTGATCGGCCGGCTCGCCGTGGCCCAGGACCGCCAGGGGCAGCGCCTGGGCGCGATCCTGCTGGCCGATGCGCTCCGACGGGCGCTGGCAAGTGCCGCGACGGTCGGCTCCTGCATGATCGTGGTGGATGCGCTGCATGACCGCGCGGCCGGCTTCCATGCCGCCCACGGCTTCGCTCGATTGCCCGAGTCCCTGCGCCTCGTCCTGCCGATGCGAAGCGTGGAGAGGATGCTGGCGGCGCCTACTCGCTGA
- a CDS encoding peroxiredoxin has product MTLQYGAQLSLGQVAPDFEAETTDGPIRFSDWAKDSWVVFFSHPKDFTPVCTTELGEAARLKPEFDKRGVKVIGLSVDPLDRHDAWAEDIRQTQGTALNFPMIADPSKHVSQLYGMIHPEADPSITVRTVYVLDPNRKVRLTLTYPPSTGRNFHEVLRVIDSLQLTDKHKVATPVNWQPGERAIIVPSLSDEEAAKRFPQGWKADRPYLRWVELSE; this is encoded by the coding sequence ATGACACTGCAATATGGCGCCCAGCTCAGCCTCGGCCAGGTGGCCCCTGATTTTGAAGCCGAAACCACGGATGGGCCGATCCGCTTCAGCGATTGGGCGAAGGATTCATGGGTGGTCTTCTTCTCCCACCCGAAGGATTTCACCCCCGTCTGCACCACCGAACTGGGCGAGGCCGCGCGCCTCAAGCCCGAATTCGACAAGCGCGGCGTAAAGGTCATCGGCCTCAGCGTGGACCCGCTGGACCGGCATGACGCCTGGGCCGAGGATATCCGCCAGACCCAGGGGACGGCGCTGAACTTCCCGATGATCGCCGACCCCTCCAAGCATGTCTCCCAGCTCTACGGCATGATCCATCCGGAGGCCGATCCCTCCATCACCGTGCGTACCGTCTATGTGCTGGATCCCAACCGGAAGGTGCGCCTCACGCTCACCTATCCGCCCAGCACCGGCCGCAATTTCCACGAGGTGCTGCGCGTGATCGACAGCCTGCAACTCACCGACAAGCACAAGGTGGCCACACCCGTGAACTGGCAGCCGGGCGAGCGCGCCATCATCGTGCCCTCGCTCTCGGATGAGGAGGCGGCGAAGCGCTTCCCGCAGGGCTGGAAGGCGGACCGGCCCTATCTGCGCTGGGTCGAACTCAGCGAGTAG
- the cobA gene encoding uroporphyrinogen-III C-methyltransferase, translating into MIVQYASAPASALAGPQFPPGEVWLCGAGPGDPDLLTLRAVQALGQADLILHDALPGRAALRHARRGAEIVAVGKRKGAAPVPQAKINARLVAAARAGLRVLRLKGGDPFTFGRGGEEAQACDAAGITWRVIPGISAGMAAPAAAGIPITHRGMASAVTFVTAHDESGALPELNWAALAQTGGTIAAFMALSRLDELALRLLAGGLPAQTPVALISQASLPGQAILRSTLGQCTLEARRAGLPTPAMIIIGAVAALGVPAVTMTLGGLRHANG; encoded by the coding sequence ATGATCGTGCAATATGCCTCAGCCCCCGCTTCAGCCTTGGCCGGCCCGCAATTTCCCCCTGGTGAAGTCTGGCTCTGCGGCGCCGGCCCGGGTGATCCGGATCTGCTGACGCTGCGCGCCGTCCAGGCGCTGGGCCAGGCCGACCTCATCCTGCATGACGCCCTGCCGGGCCGGGCTGCCCTGCGCCATGCCCGCCGGGGCGCCGAAATCGTGGCGGTGGGCAAGCGCAAGGGCGCCGCCCCGGTGCCCCAGGCCAAGATCAACGCCCGCCTCGTGGCCGCCGCCCGGGCGGGGCTGCGGGTCCTTCGACTGAAAGGGGGCGACCCCTTCACCTTTGGCCGGGGGGGCGAGGAAGCCCAGGCCTGTGACGCGGCGGGGATCACCTGGCGTGTCATTCCCGGCATCTCGGCCGGCATGGCGGCACCGGCGGCCGCCGGAATCCCGATCACGCATCGTGGAATGGCCTCCGCCGTCACCTTCGTCACCGCGCATGACGAGAGCGGCGCCCTGCCGGAGCTGAACTGGGCGGCGCTGGCGCAGACCGGCGGCACCATTGCCGCCTTCATGGCGCTCTCCCGCCTCGATGAGCTGGCGCTGCGCCTGCTGGCCGGCGGGCTTCCGGCGCAAACCCCGGTCGCGCTGATTTCCCAGGCGAGCCTGCCGGGCCAGGCCATCCTGCGCAGCACGCTCGGCCAATGCACGCTGGAGGCCCGCCGCGCGGGGCTGCCCACCCCCGCCATGATCATCATCGGCGCCGTCGCGGCGCTGGGCGTTCCCGCCGTGACAATGACCCTGGGAGGATTGCGCCATGCGAATGGCTGA